A single SAR202 cluster bacterium DNA region contains:
- a CDS encoding response regulator transcription factor: MKVMLVDDRQLVRDGVASLLRTRKHEVVAQAGNGREALAALRSVHPDVILMDIRMPEMGGLEATRLIKAQYPDIKVVMLTVSDDERDLFEAVKSGAHSYLLKDLDAGEFFDALDSIQRNEAVVPARLAGKPLEEFRSKSTRGADAGPDGLSQREQEVLELVAQGQTNKQVAERLFITENTVKYHMKNILDKLHLQNRSQVIAWAARYSERRRASE; this comes from the coding sequence ATGAAGGTGATGCTGGTAGACGACCGGCAGCTCGTCCGGGACGGCGTCGCAAGCCTGCTCAGGACCCGGAAGCACGAAGTGGTGGCACAGGCCGGCAACGGCCGCGAGGCCCTCGCCGCCCTGCGCTCCGTGCACCCGGACGTCATTCTCATGGACATTCGCATGCCGGAGATGGGCGGCCTGGAGGCCACGCGCCTCATCAAGGCCCAGTACCCGGACATCAAGGTCGTCATGCTTACCGTCTCGGACGACGAGCGCGACCTCTTTGAGGCGGTCAAGAGCGGCGCGCACAGCTACCTCCTCAAGGACCTGGACGCCGGCGAGTTCTTCGACGCTCTGGACTCCATCCAGCGCAACGAGGCGGTCGTCCCCGCTCGCCTCGCGGGCAAGCCCCTGGAGGAGTTCAGGTCGAAGTCGACGCGCGGCGCGGATGCAGGCCCCGACGGACTGAGCCAGCGCGAACAGGAGGTGTTGGAGCTCGTCGCCCAGGGGCAGACCAACAAGCAGGTGGCAGAGAGACTCTTCATTACTGAGAACACCGTCAAGTACCACATGAAGAACATCCTGGACAAGCTCCACCTGCAAAACCGGTCCCAGGTGATTGCTTGGGCAGCGAGGTATTCCGAGAGGCGTCGCGCCAGCGAGTGA